Proteins found in one Amphiura filiformis chromosome 14, Afil_fr2py, whole genome shotgun sequence genomic segment:
- the LOC140169308 gene encoding uncharacterized protein translates to MDAIEVKPAGIHSNIGFIAEEHPPDLDLDKTADKEKVDANSNALLAGGVDVDGAVDAAGDDNYTSALLEEIAQTIHASEEAAGGKDSSGGNINFGLELEDDDDGDLYVPKLDLGDMPDESDIPEEDKDVDDTDGDGDLGIKGDGEAHGSLKGDIDLDIGESGETDLSPKGVELSVPLTNRVDGDGGDTKVVPLGGEVRPDDVGVKAPSGSVKVNLDSDQPGTEQIDDISKAKAPSTNVDMI, encoded by the exons ATGGATGCCATCGAAGTGAAACCGGCTGGAATACATTCCAATATCGGCTTCATTGCAGAGGAACATCCACctgatcttgatcttgataaaaCTGCTGATAAGGAGAAGGTTGATGCTAATTCAAATGCTCTCCTTGCAGGTGGCGTTGATGTTGATGGTGCTGTTGATGCAGCAGGTGACGATAACTATACATCAGCGCTGTTGGAAGAGATAGCGCAAACAATACATGCTAGTGAAGAAGCTGCTGGTGGGAAAGATAGTTCAGGTGGTAACATAAATTTCGGTCTGGAGTTAGAGGACGATGATGACGGAGACCTTTATGTACCGAAGTTAGATCTTGGAGACATGCCTGATGAATCTGATATACCAGAAGAAGATAAGGATGTTGACGATACTGATGGAGATGGGGATTTGGGTATTAAGGGAGATGGGGAAGCACATGGCTCTCTGAAAGGTGATATTGATTTAGATATAGGAGAATCAGGAGAAACTGATTTAAGCCCAAAAGGGGTAGAATTGTCAGTACCACTCACTAATCGTGTTGATGGTGATGGGGGTGACACGAAGGTTGTTCCTCTTGGTGGCGAGGTACGGCCCGATGACGTGGGGGTAAAAGCTCCATCGGGTTCTGTTAAAGTGAATTTGGACAGTGATCAGCCTGGAACAGAACAGATAGATGATATCAGCAAAGCAAAAGCTCCCTCAACAAATGTAGAC ATGATCTAA